In Candidatus Desulfatibia profunda, the DNA window CGCTGCCTTGATCATATGCCATTCGGCCGAAAAATTGGCTGCGCAACCCAATGAAATCGGAGTCATAGCCGCCGATCGGCTGAACCTGCGCTCGGAACCGGGGGTCGGCAACCCTCTGCTAAAGATCCTCCGCAAAGGGGCCAAGATTCAAATTCTCGAACACGTCGACGGCTGGCTGAAGATTTCACACCAGGGACAGATCGGCTATATTCGCAATCGGCCGCAGTATGTTGACCTCAACAAAACAGAACTCCCGCAAGAAAATCAACCGGAAGACTACCGCATAGAGGCGGAAACAAACAGTGAAATAAAACAATACAAACAAAAAGCCGAAACGATCAACCAAAAAATACAAACCGGCAAGGCCAAAGTCCTGACGTTTACCCAAAAGGAGTTAAACATCATCAGCAGCTTGGATCATATTGATCTTTCGCTGAACGATGCCAGGAAACGGACGCTGGAATTAAAAGCCGAACTGATCGCCCTTGAAAAACAGATCTCGGAAACCATCAGTGCCTCCAAGGACCTGGCGAAAAAGATTGAAGAAAGCGAAGAATATGTATCCAAAAGGCTGGTTTCTCTTTATAAATTGAACTGGCTGGGCCGGTTGAGTGTTCTGGCATCGACGCAATCGGTCTATGATCTTTTTCAACGCAGAAATGCCCTGGAACTGATTCTGTCATATGACCGCAATGCCAGGGAAACTCTTTTGAAGCATAAACTCGAGTTCCAAATGCTGCTGGCCCGACTGAGTGCCAAAAAAACGGAAAAGCTTGCTTTAGAAACAGACCTGGAAAAGCAAATCAAAATCATGTCCGACAACAGGGCCAAGCGTACGAACCTGTTGGAAGATATTCGCAATCAACGAACCCTGGAGTTGGCGGCCATTGAATCTTTGAAACAGGCGGCCGGTGATCTGAACCGGGTGATAAAATCGTTAACTACGGTAGCCAAACCGGCCGAACAGATTCAAAAAACTTCACCAAAAAGCTTTACCTCCTCAAAAGGATTGCTTAATATGCCCGTAAAGGGTAAAGTGACATATTTTTTTGGTCCATACAAAAACGACAAATTCAATGTGGTCAATTTTCGCAGCGGTATCGTGATAAAAGCTGAAAGAGGCGAACCGATTCGTGCCGTGTTTGACGGCAAGGTGCTCTATGCCAGCTGGTTCAAAGGTTACGGCAACATGATCATTATCGATCACGACGATAATTATTATACGGTTTACGCCCATGCCGAAGAACTTTTTGTCTCAAAAGGCGATCAGGTGGAAAATGGGGAGGTGGTCGCCACGGTCGGGGATACAGATTCCCTGACCGGTCCCAACCTCCATTTTGAAGTGCGCCATCACGGCAGACCCATGAATCCGCTGAAATGGGTAGCGAGCGGTTGACCAGACGAATTTATCCGCCGGAAAAAATTGCCGAGAAATTGCGATTGAATATTTTGAGCATAAAATGTAACGTCATATAAGTTTTATAAGGAGTAACCATATGAGCCTTAAGAAAAAACAACCTGTCAGATTATGGCTGTGGGCGATAATCGTTGTTATTTTCGGGACCATGGGGTCCGGTTTTTACCACAGCCTTTCAGCAACCGGGGAAGAGGCCTATGAAGGCCTCAAACTGTTTTCCGATGTCATCGAACTGGTTGAAAAAAGTTATGTGGATCCGGTTAATCCCAAGGAATTGGTCGAAAAGGCGATTCAGGGGATGGTTCACAGCCTGGATCCCCATTCATCCTTGCTGCTGCCGGATGAGTTAAAAGAATTGCAGGTCGATACCCAGGGCGAGTTCACCGGAATCGGCATCAGTATCACCATGCGCGACGGTTTTGTTACGGTAATTTCCCCCATTGAAGGTACCCCGGCCTACAAAGCCGGCATCAAAGCCGGTGATAAAGTCATCAAGGTGGATGGTGAACTGACCTCCGACCTGCGGGATGCCGTCAAAAAAATACGAGGTCCCAAAGGGACCGAGGTCGTGGTGACGATCGTCCGCAAAGGGTTGAAAGAGCCCCTGGACATCAAGCTAGTCCGGGATGTTATCCCCATTGAGAGTGTTAAATTTCTGGCTTTGAAACCCGGCTACGGATATGTCTGGATCACCAACTTCAGGGATAGCACCACCAATGACCTGGTTAAGGCTTTGGAAGAACTCGAGGCCGGCGGCACGCCGTTAAAAGGACTGGTTCTGGATCTTCGCGACAACCCGGGCGGGTTGCTTGAACAGGCCATCGAAGTCTCGGATACTTTTCTGGAAACAGGAAAAATTCTCTCCATTGAGGGACGAAGTAAAAGAAACGCAAAGATTTACAGAGCAAAGCCGAATAATATCCCGCACAACTATCCGATCGTGCTGCTGATTAACGGCGGCAGTGCGAGCGCCTCGGAAATCGTTGCCGGAGCACTTCAGGATCATAAGCGGGCTCTGGTCCTGGGGACCACCTCCTTTGGAAAGGGTTCGGTCCAGACCGTGGAAACCCTGCGAAACGGTTACGGTCTCAAATTGACCATCGCCAGATATTACACCCCCAGCGGACGCTCGATCCAGGCCAAGGGGATTGAACCGGATATCTTTGTAAAACAAAGACAGATCGATCTCTCGGATTTGGATGAAGATCAACGCCTGACAAAAGAAAAAGATTTAAAAAATCATCTCGAAGCGGAGCCGGGCAAGGGTAAGAAACAGCAAACCGAATCCAAAGATAAACCCGACAGCGACAAAGACTCTGTATTTGACACCGGCGGATCCAGGTTTGGTCGCCTTGAGCTTGAGAAGCTGCGGTCCGACAGCCAAGTCATACGCGCACTCGATATTCTTTTAAGTTATGATATCTTCAAGGGCCTGAAAAGTTAACGCAGCGGACGATCCTTGCTCAAATGGCGAAACAAAAAGCGCGGTATCAAAAGAAAAAACAGGCTAAGCCTCGCAAAGACGATAACCTGAAAATCCATCTGAAACGAGCGTTCACCGGCATCGTTCTGCTGATCATTCTGGTTGTAGCCGCGGGCGTCATTGCCCATCATCTGTTAGCGCGCAAGCAGTCCGTACAGCCCAGCGGAATACCCCCGACGGTTTGGCCTCCTAAATTTGAAATCTATCCTGAAGAAGAGAAAGAAG includes these proteins:
- a CDS encoding peptidoglycan DD-metalloendopeptidase family protein, whose amino-acid sequence is MLSFAQTVSKTLIFGAAAALIICHSAEKLAAQPNEIGVIAADRLNLRSEPGVGNPLLKILRKGAKIQILEHVDGWLKISHQGQIGYIRNRPQYVDLNKTELPQENQPEDYRIEAETNSEIKQYKQKAETINQKIQTGKAKVLTFTQKELNIISSLDHIDLSLNDARKRTLELKAELIALEKQISETISASKDLAKKIEESEEYVSKRLVSLYKLNWLGRLSVLASTQSVYDLFQRRNALELILSYDRNARETLLKHKLEFQMLLARLSAKKTEKLALETDLEKQIKIMSDNRAKRTNLLEDIRNQRTLELAAIESLKQAAGDLNRVIKSLTTVAKPAEQIQKTSPKSFTSSKGLLNMPVKGKVTYFFGPYKNDKFNVVNFRSGIVIKAERGEPIRAVFDGKVLYASWFKGYGNMIIIDHDDNYYTVYAHAEELFVSKGDQVENGEVVATVGDTDSLTGPNLHFEVRHHGRPMNPLKWVASG
- a CDS encoding S41 family peptidase, with translation MSLKKKQPVRLWLWAIIVVIFGTMGSGFYHSLSATGEEAYEGLKLFSDVIELVEKSYVDPVNPKELVEKAIQGMVHSLDPHSSLLLPDELKELQVDTQGEFTGIGISITMRDGFVTVISPIEGTPAYKAGIKAGDKVIKVDGELTSDLRDAVKKIRGPKGTEVVVTIVRKGLKEPLDIKLVRDVIPIESVKFLALKPGYGYVWITNFRDSTTNDLVKALEELEAGGTPLKGLVLDLRDNPGGLLEQAIEVSDTFLETGKILSIEGRSKRNAKIYRAKPNNIPHNYPIVLLINGGSASASEIVAGALQDHKRALVLGTTSFGKGSVQTVETLRNGYGLKLTIARYYTPSGRSIQAKGIEPDIFVKQRQIDLSDLDEDQRLTKEKDLKNHLEAEPGKGKKQQTESKDKPDSDKDSVFDTGGSRFGRLELEKLRSDSQVIRALDILLSYDIFKGLKS